TCTTTTCGGTGTTATCTCTTCCGCTTATATTGCTTGTCCTTCAAGGAATGTTCGTAGGAATCACCGAGATGACGAAGCGTTCTGGTATTAAAATCCGCCCGACCAATAAACAAGCGTCTAAAAAGAGGCAAATGAACTTACGTAAATACACAAGCTGGTTATTGCTATTGGTCTCATTGTTACTAACGATGCTATTCTCATTTCTGCAAGTAATGACGCTTTATGGGAACATATTTGGCGACATGATGATCATGTTGGTACCTCTTATTTTCATGTTTCTCACATTGGCCGGATCGGTCGTCTTTGCCATTAAAGTGGGGAAAGTCGATTCTGATTTAGATGAAGTGGTTGTGACAGATCAAGATTATCAGATAGAGGAGTATGATGAAGACAGGTACTGGATCGGTGGGATGATCTACTTTAATAAGCAAGATCCTTCTGTGTTGGTAGAGAAGCGGTTCGGGATCGGAATGACGATAAACTTTGCACGTCCTATGGCTTACATGGTGTTAGTAGTTCCAATACTACTAATTTTATTACTGTCTTTCCTTTAAAGAGTATCCTTCAAAAATTGGCAAAATCCCTTTGATATCAAAGGTGATAAGCTTTTGATCAAACGTTTGATCAATTCTATTTAGTTAAAAAATAAGACAGGGCTCTAGAGCCCTGTCTTATTTCTGTACATCTAATGAAGAGTTTAGATGTCGCATCCTTCATCTGTACATACTTCTGTATCTTTCCCGCCAATGGATTCAAATGCCGGTGCTTGTTTCTCTTCTTCGTAAGCTTTCTGTAACCCTTGTAAGAAGACTTCTTTCGGCTGAGCGCCGGAGATGGCAAATTTACGGTTGAAGACGAAGAACGGAACGCCTTGAACGCCGATTTGGCCCGCTTCTTGCTCATCATTTCTGACAGCTTCAGCATATTTCTCTTCCGTAAAGGCAGCTTTTACGTCTTCTTCTGACAGACCCGCTTCTAAGGCGATTTCTTTTAAGACAGAGCGGTCCCCGACGTGTTTACCGGCTTCAAAGTAAGAATGGAACAGCTGCTCTGATACTTTGTTGCCGATTCCTTTCTCAGAAGCTCGTTGGAACAGACGATGAGCATCGAACGTATTCGTTGGAATGGTGCGATCAAAGTCAAAATCAAGCCCTTCAGCAGCTGCTTGCTGAGTCATGTTTGCTGTCATTTCTTTCGCTTCTTCCAAGCTTTTCCCGTACTTTTGAGCAAGTTTTTCATTTGTTGTCTGATTGCTATTTACTGGAGCATTTGGATCTAATTCGAAGCTTTTAAACTGTATATCAATTTCTACTTGATCGGCTTGTTCAAATTCCTTCATAGCCGCTTCTAAACGACGTTTTCCAATATAGCAAAACGGACAAACTACATCTGACCATACTTCAATTCTCATGTTAACGACCTCCATGTTTCTTTCGTGGCTCTATTATAACATCAGCGAGGCTTATAGGCATGTGAGGTGATTGGGGGGGATGGATCGATTTTATTAAGGGAGGCATTACATACTTGGTGGAAAGGGTATAAAATAAGACAAAAAGCCTCACCGAGGAGGAATAGGGATGCACGTCGAACTCATCGTAGATTCGAAATCGTTATTAGGGGAAGGACCCAGTTGGGATCGTGAGAAGAAAGTGCTTTACTGGGTTGATATCTTGGGGGAACAAATCCACTTTTATCAACCTAACACTACTGAGAACAAAACCATTGATGTTGGACAGGTTCCTGGAGCTATTGCCCC
The nucleotide sequence above comes from Pontibacillus chungwhensis. Encoded proteins:
- a CDS encoding DUF1648 domain-containing protein codes for the protein MEGIILFLSTLIVSVIQVSIPFLVKRTVVFGVTVPMEHTKHAVIKRSKKIYSLITGVLTLGVLITFLVWSMSTSPSDVQMALAGMMLPLLVIVTSLALYFYFHVKISKLKKEKRWFEGKKQVKISDLTIRANDEMLPWYVVSLPVLLTIGLIAFTVANYNQFPDQIPVHWGADGKPDAYTEKSVFSVLSLPLILLVLQGMFVGITEMTKRSGIKIRPTNKQASKKRQMNLRKYTSWLLLLVSLLLTMLFSFLQVMTLYGNIFGDMMIMLVPLIFMFLTLAGSVVFAIKVGKVDSDLDEVVVTDQDYQIEEYDEDRYWIGGMIYFNKQDPSVLVEKRFGIGMTINFARPMAYMVLVVPILLILLLSFL
- a CDS encoding DsbA family oxidoreductase codes for the protein MRIEVWSDVVCPFCYIGKRRLEAAMKEFEQADQVEIDIQFKSFELDPNAPVNSNQTTNEKLAQKYGKSLEEAKEMTANMTQQAAAEGLDFDFDRTIPTNTFDAHRLFQRASEKGIGNKVSEQLFHSYFEAGKHVGDRSVLKEIALEAGLSEEDVKAAFTEEKYAEAVRNDEQEAGQIGVQGVPFFVFNRKFAISGAQPKEVFLQGLQKAYEEEKQAPAFESIGGKDTEVCTDEGCDI